One genomic window of Sphingomonas ginsengisoli An et al. 2013 includes the following:
- a CDS encoding DUF1501 domain-containing protein has protein sequence MDRRSFLATGAVGLAATTFAPRLAFAKAATDRRFLFVIQRGAADGLAILAPTGDPGYASLRPELGADAAGGTKLDAMFTLHPALKQVAAMTAARQALLVHAVASPYRDRSHFDGQNVLETGGALPYRLQDGWMNRLLRTMPDDPQAIAFAPTVPPALRGSARVASYAPSNLPAAGDDLMIRVGDLYARDAQLGPLWNEALQARTKAGDLASGKGAAAAGALAARMMKGPAGARIGMIETDGWDTHTGQKGRLTAQLTGLDAMLAAYRDGLGEDWKNTLVLVATEFGRTAHENGTGGTDHGTGATAFLLGGAVNGGKVLADWPGLAPTALYEARDLKPTINLDALVATALGQHFGQDPARMAGVLFPDTGSAPLRQTLALS, from the coding sequence ATGGACCGCCGCAGCTTTCTCGCCACCGGGGCGGTCGGCCTCGCCGCCACCACCTTCGCACCGCGCCTCGCCTTCGCCAAGGCGGCGACCGACCGCCGCTTCCTGTTCGTGATCCAGCGTGGCGCGGCGGACGGCCTCGCCATCCTCGCCCCGACCGGCGACCCCGGCTACGCCAGCCTCCGGCCCGAGCTTGGCGCCGATGCCGCCGGCGGGACCAAGCTCGACGCCATGTTCACCCTTCACCCGGCGCTGAAGCAGGTGGCGGCGATGACCGCGGCGCGGCAGGCGCTGCTGGTCCATGCGGTCGCCTCACCCTACCGCGACCGCTCGCATTTCGACGGCCAGAACGTGCTCGAGACCGGCGGCGCCTTGCCCTACCGGCTGCAGGACGGGTGGATGAACCGCCTGCTGCGGACCATGCCCGACGATCCCCAGGCGATCGCCTTCGCGCCGACCGTCCCGCCGGCGCTGCGTGGGTCGGCGCGGGTCGCCTCCTACGCCCCCTCGAACCTCCCCGCCGCAGGGGACGACCTGATGATCCGGGTCGGCGACCTCTACGCCCGCGACGCCCAGCTCGGCCCCTTGTGGAACGAGGCGCTGCAGGCGCGGACCAAGGCCGGCGACCTCGCCTCGGGCAAGGGTGCGGCCGCCGCCGGTGCGCTCGCCGCGCGGATGATGAAGGGGCCTGCCGGCGCGCGGATCGGGATGATCGAGACCGACGGCTGGGACACCCACACCGGGCAGAAGGGCCGCCTCACCGCGCAGCTCACCGGGCTCGACGCGATGCTCGCCGCCTACCGCGACGGGCTCGGCGAGGACTGGAAGAATACGCTGGTGCTGGTCGCCACCGAATTCGGCCGCACCGCGCATGAGAATGGCACCGGCGGGACCGACCACGGCACCGGCGCGACCGCCTTCCTGCTCGGCGGCGCGGTCAACGGCGGCAAGGTGCTCGCCGACTGGCCGGGGCTCGCACCCACCGCGCTTTACGAAGCGCGCGACCTCAAGCCGACGATCAACCTCGACGCGCTGGTGGCGACCGCGCTCGGCCAGCATTTCGGGCAGGATCCGGCGCGGATGGCGGGCGTGCTCTTCCCCGACACCGGCTCGGCGCCGCTCCGCCAGACGCTTGCGCTGAGCTGA
- a CDS encoding DoxX family protein, whose translation MDGLSRFAGPAHALLRIMAGLLFFEHGLQKFFSFPPGQMAGMGLALNNPAAFAGVIEFICGALIALGLFTRLAAFLASGCMAVAYFMAHAPKDFFPVNNMGDAAILYCFIFLYLAAAGAGPWSLDGSRRRTVVTETEAETRAG comes from the coding sequence ATGGACGGATTGTCGCGCTTTGCCGGGCCGGCGCACGCCTTGCTGCGGATCATGGCGGGGCTCTTGTTCTTCGAGCACGGGCTGCAGAAATTCTTTTCCTTCCCGCCGGGCCAGATGGCGGGGATGGGCCTCGCGCTTAACAATCCCGCCGCCTTCGCCGGGGTGATCGAATTCATCTGCGGCGCGCTGATCGCGCTCGGCCTGTTCACCCGCCTGGCGGCCTTCCTCGCCTCGGGCTGCATGGCGGTGGCTTATTTCATGGCCCACGCGCCCAAGGACTTCTTCCCGGTCAATAACATGGGCGACGCGGCGATCCTCTACTGCTTCATCTTCCTGTACCTCGCCGCCGCCGGAGCCGGCCCGTGGAGCCTCGACGGCAGCCGTCGCCGCACCGTGGTGACCGAGACCGAAGCGGAAACCCGCGCCGGCTAA